In the Deltaproteobacteria bacterium genome, GACTCGCGGCGGCCGCGCTGACTCTTACGTCCATGATGGACATGTTCACCATCATCCTGCTCTTCCTCCTCAAGAGCTACTCGGCCGAGGGCGAGATATACACCATGCATCCGAGCCTTACGCTGCCCGTGTCCATATCCACGGAGAAGCCCAGGCTCAAGCTCCTCATCCAGCTCACATCGAAACACATACTCATAGAGGGCGAGCCGGTCGTGACCGTCGCCGAGGCGCTCCGGGACTTCAAGCCCAAGACCGACGACCCCGAGCACCTGCTCATCCGCCCGCTTCTCGCCGCGCTCGACAGGAACACCGAGAAGGTGGAGTTCATCGCCCGCACCAACCCCGACGTGAAGTTCACCGGCGAGGTCATGATCCAGGGCGACAGGTCCATACCCTTCGCGCTCCTGGAAAAGGTCATGTACACCTGCGGTCAGGCGGGGTACTACGACATATCGCTTGCGGTCCTTACCCGTGAATAAAGGCAGGAGTCTCTTCACCGTAACGGTCGACGTCGCCGGAGACAGCCCGGAGACCATCCGTGTCGACGAGGCGCTCGGCCGGTTCAGGCGCTTCCTCACGATAGGGAGCGATCCCCGCTGCCACATCGTGGTGGCGGGGGTGGACGGCATACCGGCAAGGCTCCGCTTCATCGAGCGCACCGACCGCGGCTACGCCCTCCACATCCCGCCCGAACTCGACGCAACCATCGTGCGCGGCGGCCACGTCATCTCGACAAAGGGGCTCATCGACCTCGGCTTCCTCAAGAAGAGGGGCCGCTGCTATCTCCTGCCCGTAAACGACAGGAAGGACCTCGTGCTCACGGCCGGCCCCATGACCCTCACCTTCGGCTACCGGCCGGCCGCGCGCCGCAGGAGAAGACGCCTTGAGAGGGGTCTCAAGAAGCCGCTCGTCTCTAGGGAGGAGCTGGGCTTCGTACTCTTCGTCGCCCTCTCGGCCATGGTCCACCTTTCGTCCGTGGGCTACCTCAACACCATAGAGATAAAGAAGGACGAGCCCATCGAGGTCATAAAGAAGATCCCCAAGAGGTTTGCAAGGCTCATACTGGAGGCGCCGAGGCCGAAGAAACGCAAGTTCAAAAAACCCGCCGTCGTCGAGCCGGAGGTTAAGGAGGAAGAGCCGCAGGAGCCGGAAGAGGAGGTCAAGGAGGAGGAGGTCGTCGAAGAGGAGCAGGCGGAGCAGCCCGTCGAGGAGCCGGAGCCGAAGCAGGAGGCGCTAAAGGAGCCAGAACCTGAGCCCGAACCCGCGCCCGAACCGGAACCTGAGCCCGAACCCGCGCCCGAACCGGAACCTGAGCCCGAACCCGAGCCCGAACCGGAACCTGAGCCCGAACCCGAGCCCGAACCGGCTCCCGAGCCCGTGGCCGAACCGGAGCCCGAGGCCGTGGAGGTGGCGAGCATGGAGCCCGAGCCCGCCGCGCCGGAGCCGGAGGTCGTCGAACCCGCCCTCGAGCCCGCCCCTGAGCCGCCCCCTTCGCAGCCCCTCCCGCGGGAGCCTGCGGCCGAGCCCGCCCCTTCGCGGCAGGCCGTCCGCGAGCAAGTAAAGCGCAAGGGGCTTCTCGGCATAATCATGGCCAAGTCCCGCCACGGGGCGGAAACGGGCGGCGACGAGGACCTCTTCAGGGGCACGGAGGAGCTCACCAGGACGATCCTGAAGCCGCCCTCGCCGGTGAGGGCGGCCCCGAAGGCCGCTTCGGGGAAGAAGAGCGGGAAAAAGGACGTCATCGCCGGCATAAGGACCGAGGCGAGGCGCAAGGTCGAGGAGGTCTCCGAGAAGGCCCTCGCCGTGGAGAAGAAGAGCGACGAGAAGGCGGTGCGCGACATCGTGAGCGAGAAGCGGAAGGTGGCGCTCGTCGACCGCGACGCCCTCTTCGCCGACGTGGAGAAGGAGGCGGACGAGGCGGTCGAGGTGAAGAAGTCGCGCTCCGAGAGCGACGTCTACAGGGTGGTGCGCCGCTATACCGGCGGGCTCAAGTACCTCTACAACAACGCCCTGCGCGAGGACCCCGCGCTACGCGGAGACCTGCGCGTAAAGATCGTCATCGGGGCCGACGGGAAGGTGAAGCTCGTCGAGAAGCTCTCGACCACCCTCGACTCCGAGAGACTCGTCAAGGCGCTCGTAAGGCGTATCTACCGCTGGAAGTTCCCAAGGATAGAAGGCGACGAGGACTTCTCCATAGTCTATACCTTCGACTTCACCCCCGAAGGACTCTCGTGAGAGAGGACAGATACGTTCACGGCGCCAACCGGCGGCAAGGGGGCGGCTTGACAGGTTCCGCTGCGCTGTGGTAAGAATGCGGGATGACGAAGGCCGTGAAGGCCCTCTGGAGGTTCTTCGCCTCCCCGGGGCTTACCGTAGCGCTGGCTGCGCTCATATGCCTCGACGCCGCCTGGGGCTCGATGGTGGCCGTGAAGAACCCCGCGGCCTACGGGGCCCTCGACCGGGCCGTGCTCTTTCCCTGGCTCTTCACCACGGGGCTTGAGCGGCCCGATCTCAGCGCCTGGATATTCGTCCTCGTGGGCCTGAGCGCGCTCTTCGCCGTCAATACGGCGGTCTGTACGGCCGACAGGCTTTACGCCGTCGTCAGCAACCGCAGGCCCCTCCAGGCCCTCTTCCCCCACGTCGTGCACATAGGGTTTCTCATCGCCCTGGCCGGCCATCTCGTCGGCGCCCTGTGGGGCTTCCGAAGCCACGGGAACCTCCTTATCCAGGGTGAGGCCGCCGCCGTGCCCTATGTGCCGGAGCTCACCGTCCGCCTCGACGGCGTGGACGTCGAGACCAGGCCCGGCGAGGGGCTGGTCTCGATGAAGACGAAGGTGACGATCTTCGAGAAGGGCCGCGAGGTGCTCAGCGACGCCATCGAGATAAACGGACCCGTCATCTACAAGGGCGTGGCCTTCTACCACGCCGACCACGGTTCTACGCCCACGGGCCTTGTCATCGAGGCCGGTTCGCGGCGCCGGGAGGTCTCCTTCGGCGAGGTCTTCACCACGGCCTCGGGCTCCACGTACAGGCTCGGCCGCATCTACCCGGACCTGGCCTTCGACGCCGAAGGGCGCGCCTACTCGCGCTCCGGGGCCTTGCGAAATCCGCACTGCGAGATCGTCTCTGGCTCGGGCGTCAGGGCCTATCTCGACATATCGAGGCCCGGCACGGAGGTGGAGGTGGACGGAGAGACGCTGCGCCTCGCAGGCTACGTAATGACGCCCTACGCGGTGCTCACGATAAACAGGGACCCCGGCATGGGACTCATAGTAGCCGGCTCGGCCGTGCTGGTCGCGGGCATGGTGCTGCTGCTCTTCATGCGCGGCGAGAGAGGCGAACTCGTAAGAGGCAGGACCGGCGCGACCGGCCCAGCCTGAACCGGAGCGGAGGCGAGATGTTTCATACGGCCGACTGGGAAGAGATAAAGGCCGGCAGGGTCACGGACGTCTACTTTGCCAGGACGCTCGAGATACTCGAGGCAAAGGGCATCGACAAAGAGGTGCGCGCCGAGTTCTTCGCAAAGAAGCTTCCCGGCGGCGTGCCGTGGGCGGTATTCGCCGGCGCCGAGGAGGTGG is a window encoding:
- a CDS encoding AgmX/PglI C-terminal domain-containing protein, whose protein sequence is MLKPPSPVRAAPKAASGKKSGKKDVIAGIRTEARRKVEEVSEKALAVEKKSDEKAVRDIVSEKRKVALVDRDALFADVEKEADEAVEVKKSRSESDVYRVVRRYTGGLKYLYNNALREDPALRGDLRVKIVIGADGKVKLVEKLSTTLDSERLVKALVRRIYRWKFPRIEGDEDFSIVYTFDFTPEGLS